The Halalkalicoccus subterraneus genome includes a window with the following:
- a CDS encoding NADH-quinone oxidoreductase subunit A, which translates to MSTWIAVGALALVGVLIPLGMMAVSALLRPTVPEQGKSSIYESGEVPTGTTRIRFNIQYYMVALLFLVFDIETVFIFPWTLIYTDAVAQVGLLHALGPMLVFIAVLVAALIWAWRTGAVQWIKSPEAAKRSRLQ; encoded by the coding sequence ATGAGTACATGGATAGCAGTCGGGGCATTGGCGCTCGTGGGGGTGTTGATCCCGCTCGGTATGATGGCGGTATCAGCGCTGTTGCGGCCGACGGTCCCCGAACAAGGAAAAAGTAGCATCTACGAGAGCGGCGAGGTCCCGACGGGAACGACGCGCATTCGCTTCAACATACAGTACTACATGGTCGCGCTGTTGTTTCTCGTCTTCGACATCGAGACGGTCTTCATCTTCCCCTGGACCCTCATTTACACGGATGCCGTGGCCCAGGTCGGATTGCTCCACGCGCTGGGGCCGATGTTGGTCTTCATCGCCGTCCTCGTTGCCGCGCTGATCTGGGCGTGGCGTACTGGTGCAGTACAGTGGATCAAGAGTCCGGAGGCGGCCAAACGGAGCCGATTACAATGA